CGGCCACACCGTGCGGGGTGTGCCAGGCCTGCAAGGACATCGATTCGGGCCGTTTCGTCGACTACACCGAGCTGGACGCGGCCTCGAACCGCGGCGTGGACGAGGTGCAGTCGCTGCTCGAACAGGCGGTGTACAAGCCGGTGCAGGGGCGCTTCAAGGTCTTCATGATCGACGAAGTGCACATGCTCACCAACACCGCGTTCAACGCGATGCTGAAGACGCTCGAAGAGCCGCCGGAATACCTCAAGTTCGTTCTGGCGACCACCGATCCGCAGAAGGTGCCGGTCACGGTGCTGTCGCGCTGCCTGCAGTTCAACTTGCGGCCGATGGCGCCCGAGACGATCCTCGAACACCTGACGGGTGTGCTGCAGACCGAAGAGGTGCCGGCCGAGCCGCAGGCGCTGCGTCTGCTCGCACGCGCCGCGCGCGGTTCGATGCGCGATGCGCTGTCGCTCACCGACCAGGCCATCGCATTCGGCAACGGCGAACTGCTCGAGACCGGCGTGCGCCAGATGCTCGGCAGCGTGGACCGCGGCCATGTATTCAAGCTCATCGAGGCGCTGGCGCAGGGCGACGGCAAGACGGTGGTCGACACCTCCGAGGCGCTGCGCCGCGACGGCATGTCCGCCGCGTCCACGCTGGAAGAAATGACGGCCGTGCTGCAGGCCATGGCCGTGCTGCAGGCGGTGCCTTCGCGGGCGGAATCGGCCGATTCGGCGACCGATCCCGATGCGGCCGACACGGCGCGTCTCGCGTCGCTGATGCCGGCGGACGAAACCCAGTTGCTCTACAGCCTGTGCCTGCACGGGCGCGGTGAGCTGGGTCTGGCGCCCGACGAGTATGCGGCGCTGACGATGGTGCTGTTGCGGCTGCTGGCCTTCAAGCCTTCCAGTACGGCAACGTCTTCATCGGCTTCTTCGGCCTCCCCGGAAAAAAAAACTCTGAATGAAGCCCCGGGGGCGGTTTCGGCCCCCGCGGCCGCACCGCCGCCCCGGGTTGCGCCGGTTGCCGAAGCGCCGGCTCCAGTTGCCGCGCCGGTGCCCCGGCAGGCCCCTCCGGCGCCCGCGGGCCAGCGTCTTGCCGTGGTCAGCGAGCCCGTGCGGCGGAGCGAACCCAGGCCATCCGCGCCGTCAGAGGGGCCGCCGTGGGAGGAAGAGGGCGCCAAGGTGCTTGCAGTTCCGATGCGCGTCCAGCCGCCGCCGGGCCAGCGGGACGTGCCGCGCCCCGACGAGCAGCGCGCCCCTGCGCCGCCCATTCCGCCCAGCGAGGACGGTGATTTCTGGCACGCCACGGTCACGCAGATGATCGCGGCCGAGAGCATCAACGCCCTGGCGCGCGAACTCGCGCTGCAGTCGCAGCTGGTGGCGCGCGATGTCGACCAGTGGATACTTCGCGTGGAGCGGGAGCTGCTCAACCAGCCTTCTGCCCGCGAGAAGCTCACCGATGCCCTGGCCGCGCTGGGCCACGGTGTGAAGCTCGCCATTGAAATCGGCGGCGTGGTCGACAGCCCCGCACGGCGCAACAAGCAGGCCGCCGACGAACGCCAGCGCGTGGCCGAAGAAGCCATTCGCAGCGACCCCGAGGTGCAGATGCTGATGCGTGATTTCGATGCGAAGATCGTGCCTGGAACGCTCAAACCCGCCTGAGCGCCATCTCTTATCCTTCCCCATTTTTCACCAACCAATCAGGACCAACGATGTTCAACAAAGGACAACTGGCCGGCCTCATGAAGCAGGCGCAGGCAATGCAGGACAACCTCAAGAAGGCCCAGGAAGAGCTGGCCACCATCGAGGTCGAAGGTGAATCGGGCGCCGGCCTGGTCAAGGTCGTGATGACCTGCAAGCACGACGTGAAGCGCATCACCATCGACCCGAGCCTGTTGGCCGACGACAAGGACATGCTCGAAGACCTCGTGGCCGCAGCCTTCAACGCCGCGGTGCGCAAGGCCGAGGAAACCAGCGAGCAGAAGATGGGCAAGCTCACGGCCGGCATGCCGGGCCTCCCGCCCGGCATGAAGCTGCCGTTCTGAGCCGTTGATGGCCGACGCCAGTTCGCTCGACGCGTTGGTCGATGCGCTGCGCCGCCTGCCCGGTGTCGGCGTCAAGTCGGCCTCGCGCATGGCGTTTCATTTGCTGCAGCACGACCGCGAGGGTGCGCAGCTGCTTTCGCGCGCGTTGCAGCAGGCGGCCGGCAACGTGCGGCATTGCGAGCGCTGCAACACGTTCACCGAAGCACCCGTCTGCCATGTGTGCCTCGATGCGCGCCGCGACGCGACCAAGCTTTGCGTGGTCGAGACACCCGCCGACCAGGCGGCGCTCGAGCGCACGGGAGCCTTCCGCGGCTACTACTTCGTGCTGATGGGCAAGCTCAGTCCGCTGGACGGTATCGGGCCCAAGGACATCGGCCTGCAGAAGCTCTTCGACCGCGCGCTCGACGGCACGGTGAGCGAAGTGATCCTGGCCACCAACTTCACGGCCGAAGGCGAAGCCACCGCGCACGTGATCGGCGAAGCGCTGAAACAGCGCGGCCTCAACGTAACGCGCCTTGCGCGCGGCGTGCCGGCCGGCAGCGAGCTCGAATACGTGGACCTCGGCACCATCGCGCATGCACTGGTCGACCGCCGGTAGTCCGCTGGCCATCGCGCGCAGCGGCCGTTGCAGCCGCAGCCGAACGGAGACAACCCCGACATGACTTTTTCATTGCTCACCGTCGCCTACTGGTGCGTGTTCATCGCGTGCGGCCTGCCGTACCTCGCGGCCTGGATCGCCAAGATCGGCAGCTTCGGTCCGCGCGACAACGTGCAACCGCGCGATTGGGCCGCCAAACAGAGCGGCTGGCGTGCCCGCGCCAACAGCGCGCAGGCCAACAGCTTCGAAGGGCTGCCGTTCTTCATCGGCGCGGTGATCATCGCGCATCAACTGGGCTTGGCGCAGGCAAGGCTCGACATGCTGGCGGCGGCCTACGTCGTATTGCGCGTGATCTACATCGCGCTCTACATCAAGGGCATTGGCGGCGCACGCAGCGCGGTCTGGTCGCTCGGGTTCCTGGTCAACGTCGCGATTCTTTTTATCGCGCGATAGGCCCGCCGATACAGCGTTTGAAAGAGGCCTCGGAGAGGCCTTCGTACTTACGTGAAAACCCGCACGGGATGACCCCGATGCAGGCAACAGGGGCGCACCCCTAAGCTCGATTCAGTTCACAAGAATCAAAGAGCCCGCAGGACCCGCTTCATGCTACGTCGCAGAACCCTTGTTACAGCCTCCGCAGTTGCTGCCGCGGCCATTGCACTCCCGCGTGTCTTTGCGCAAGCCAAGCTCGAAAAGACCAAGATCTCCATTGCAGTCGGCGGCAAAGCGGCTTTCTATTACCTGCCGTTGACCATTTCAGAACAGCTCGGTTACTTCAAGGCCGAAGGTCTCGAAGTGGAAATCTCCGATTTCGCCGGCGGCGCACGCGCGCTGCAGGCCGTGGTGGGCGGCTCGGCCGATGTCTGCTCGGGTGCCTACGAACACACCATCAACCTGCAAGCCAAGAACCAGTTCTTCCAGGCCTTCGTGCTGCAGGGCCGCGCACCGCAAATCGCGGTGGGCGTGTCGACCAAGAACATGGCGGGCTACTCCGGCATTACCGATTTGAAGGGCAAGAAGATCGGCGTCTCGGCACCGGGCTCGTCGACCAACATGGTGGCCAACCTCGTGCTCTCGCGCGGTGGCTTGAAGGCCAGCGACGTGAGCTATATCGGCGTGGGCGTTGCGGCCGGTGCGCTCACTGCGCTGCGCTCGGGCCAGATCGATGCAATCAGCAACACCGATCCGGTGATGACCATGCTCGAGCAGAAGGGCGACGTGAAGATCATCAGCGACACGCGCACGCTCAAGGGCACGCAGCAGGTGTTCGGCGGCCCGATGCCCGCCGCCTGCCTTTACGCGCCGATGGACTTTGTCCAGAAGAATCCCAACACTTGCCAGGCGCTGGCCAATGCCATCGTCCGCGGCCTCAAGTGGCTGCAGACGGCAGGGCCCGGCGACATCATCAAGACGGTGCCGGAAACCTATCTGCTCGGCGACCGCGCGCTGTACCTTGCGTCGTTCGACAAGGTGCGCGAATCGATTGCCACCGACGGCCTCGTGCCGTCCGACGGCCCCAAGACGGCGCTCACCGCCATCTCGAGTTTCGACACGGCAGTGAAGGCCGACAAGATCGACCTCGCCAAAACCTACACCAACGATTTTGCTCGGCGCGCGAAGGACAGGTTCAAAGCCTGACCTCCGAACGTCCCCGCGACCCGGCCTCGGCCGGGTTTTTTCTTGTGGCGGCCGATGCCAGAATTCCTGCCAGACATGTCCGACTACGCACTCGAACTTCTCTCCATCAGCTGCACTTTCCATTCGAAGGACGATCCGGGCCAGCGCTACACCGCGGTGGCGGACACCACGCTGCGCGTCCGAG
The Variovorax paradoxus genome window above contains:
- the dnaX gene encoding DNA polymerase III subunit gamma/tau, producing MSYLVLARKFRPKTFGEMVGQGHVVQALENALTTQRLHHAYLFTGTRGVGKTTVSRILAKSLNCQGPDGQGGITATPCGVCQACKDIDSGRFVDYTELDAASNRGVDEVQSLLEQAVYKPVQGRFKVFMIDEVHMLTNTAFNAMLKTLEEPPEYLKFVLATTDPQKVPVTVLSRCLQFNLRPMAPETILEHLTGVLQTEEVPAEPQALRLLARAARGSMRDALSLTDQAIAFGNGELLETGVRQMLGSVDRGHVFKLIEALAQGDGKTVVDTSEALRRDGMSAASTLEEMTAVLQAMAVLQAVPSRAESADSATDPDAADTARLASLMPADETQLLYSLCLHGRGELGLAPDEYAALTMVLLRLLAFKPSSTATSSSASSASPEKKTLNEAPGAVSAPAAAPPPRVAPVAEAPAPVAAPVPRQAPPAPAGQRLAVVSEPVRRSEPRPSAPSEGPPWEEEGAKVLAVPMRVQPPPGQRDVPRPDEQRAPAPPIPPSEDGDFWHATVTQMIAAESINALARELALQSQLVARDVDQWILRVERELLNQPSAREKLTDALAALGHGVKLAIEIGGVVDSPARRNKQAADERQRVAEEAIRSDPEVQMLMRDFDAKIVPGTLKPA
- a CDS encoding ABC transporter substrate-binding protein, coding for MLRRRTLVTASAVAAAAIALPRVFAQAKLEKTKISIAVGGKAAFYYLPLTISEQLGYFKAEGLEVEISDFAGGARALQAVVGGSADVCSGAYEHTINLQAKNQFFQAFVLQGRAPQIAVGVSTKNMAGYSGITDLKGKKIGVSAPGSSTNMVANLVLSRGGLKASDVSYIGVGVAAGALTALRSGQIDAISNTDPVMTMLEQKGDVKIISDTRTLKGTQQVFGGPMPAACLYAPMDFVQKNPNTCQALANAIVRGLKWLQTAGPGDIIKTVPETYLLGDRALYLASFDKVRESIATDGLVPSDGPKTALTAISSFDTAVKADKIDLAKTYTNDFARRAKDRFKA
- a CDS encoding MAPEG family protein, with translation MTFSLLTVAYWCVFIACGLPYLAAWIAKIGSFGPRDNVQPRDWAAKQSGWRARANSAQANSFEGLPFFIGAVIIAHQLGLAQARLDMLAAAYVVLRVIYIALYIKGIGGARSAVWSLGFLVNVAILFIAR
- a CDS encoding YbaB/EbfC family nucleoid-associated protein, which translates into the protein MFNKGQLAGLMKQAQAMQDNLKKAQEELATIEVEGESGAGLVKVVMTCKHDVKRITIDPSLLADDKDMLEDLVAAAFNAAVRKAEETSEQKMGKLTAGMPGLPPGMKLPF
- the recR gene encoding recombination mediator RecR, which gives rise to MADASSLDALVDALRRLPGVGVKSASRMAFHLLQHDREGAQLLSRALQQAAGNVRHCERCNTFTEAPVCHVCLDARRDATKLCVVETPADQAALERTGAFRGYYFVLMGKLSPLDGIGPKDIGLQKLFDRALDGTVSEVILATNFTAEGEATAHVIGEALKQRGLNVTRLARGVPAGSELEYVDLGTIAHALVDRR